The window ACACGCCATTCTCATCGTATGTATCTGCGTAAGGCCCAATACTCTTTCGGATGGGACTGGGGGCCTATGCTTCCCACATCAGGAATCTGGCGCTCCATATATCTTGAAGCATTTGACAGTATTCGAATTAAAGATGTTTCCGTAAGAACAGTATCGTGCACTGCTGGTGCTGCACAGCTTGAAATTGAAGGCGTTATTGAAAAAGGAAAAGACAAAGGTGTAACATGTAATGCCAGACTGGATAACGGAGAGGAAACCATTTTTGCGGAAGCTATTCCCGAAGGGCACAGAGTCCGTTTTTCCCTCTCCGTTGCCGATCCAAGGCTGTGGTGGCCCAACGGCTGGGGAGAACCGTTCCTTTATGATTTCTATTTTTCAGTTTTGTCCGGGGGGAAGGTTATTGATGAGAAACATTTCAAATATGGAATCCGAACCACGGAACTTCGTTTGTCGGATGATAAAGGCGAAAACAGCTTCCGAATTCTTGTTAACGGCAAACCTGTTTTCTGCAGAGGGGCTGACTGGATTCCTGCAGACAGTTTTATTCCGCGGATAACACATGAAAAGTACAGGACGCTTCTTGAAATGTCCCGTGATTCCGGTATGAATATGCTGCGTGTATGGGGAGGCGGAATATATGAAGATCCGTATTTTTATCAGCTCTGCGACGAAATGGGAATTATGGTTTGGCAGGATTTTATGTTTGCATGCGGTGCATATCCGGAGATAAAAGATTTTCTGCAGCAGGTGGAAGAGGAAGCTGAAAGTGTTATTAAAGAATTACGGAATCATCCTTCAATCGTTATCTGGTGCGGGAACAACGAGAATGAGTGGATATATTATCGTGAGCAAAACGATTCTCCTGAAAATATGTCAGGTTTTAAAATATTTCACAATATGCTGCCGGAGATCTGCGAAAAACTTGACCCGACCCGTCCTTACTGGCCGTCCACACCGTGGGGAGGAGATGATCCGAACAGCGAGGACATGGGCAACCGTCACTCATGGGATATCTGGAGCCGATGGGTAGATTTTACAGAAGTGATAAACGATCATGGAAAATTTATCTCTGAATTCGGATTTCAGGCTCCTGCTTCAGTTGAAACCATGGACAGTTGTTTGAAATCAGAGGACCGTAATCCCGAAGGAGAAATCTTTTCAAAGCATCAGAAGCAAGAGGAGGGCAATGAGCGTCTTTTCCGATTTCTTGCCGCTCACCAAAAGGTGACTACAGAATATGTCCCCTTTATTTACGCTTGTCAGGTCAATCAGGCCGAAGCACTTAAAACCTGCATTGAGCACTGGAGGAGCAGGAAATTTAATACTGCAGGAGCCCTTATATGGCAGTTAAATGACTGCTGGCCGGGGTTAAGCTGGTCAATGATTGACAGCAGCCTTAAACCAAAAGCATCATATTTTTATTCAAAGGAATTTTTTAAACCAATCCTCCTGAGGTTTGAAGAGACAGAAAATTATCTTGTCCTTCATGTAATTAATGATACTCTTAAAAGACTGTGCGGTGAATTACGTATAAATATATTTACTTTTTCCGGTGAAGAAAAAGATGAAAAAGAAGTTACGGTAAATGTTCCTGAAAACAGTTTTTCCAGAATTCCTGTTTTTGACAGGGAAGAAATAGATCGCCTTGATAAAAAACGAGTTTATATTAAGGCTTCAATGATAACTGATACAGGGGAAAGCTTGTACTCAAAGTACATTTTCCTGAGATATAAATGGATGGATTTCCCTGAAGGGGAGATTCGGGCTGAAATAATCAAGAAAAGTTCCAAAGGAGTATATATCAGATGTAAATCGAAGACATTTCTCAAAAGTGTTTATCTGCACCTTCCGGGCTGGTCTTTTTCCGATAATTTTTTTGATATGGAACCAGACAGGCCGAAGGAGCTGATTGCTGAAAATCATGTTGGTTCAAAATCAATAGTCAATGACTTGGTATTTTATTCAGTAGGACATTATGCACCCCGAATGGTTCTGTGGAATACAAGGGGTTGATTCCAGGAGGCATAAGAATGAGTAACATTGCAGATCTATTGCAAAAACACGAAAGTTTAATTAAACGATATGAAAATAACCCCATACTCTCGCCATCTAACTGGCAATATGAGGTTAATGCCGTATTTAATCCTGCAGCTATTGAATTTGAAGGGGAAACATTGCTGCTGGTAAGAGTGGAGGGAATGGACGGGTTTTCTCATCTGACTGCAGCGCGCAGTAAAGACGGTAAGACAAATTGGAGGATAGATTCGGAGCCGACGTGGCTTGCGGACCCGGAGAATTATCCGGAAGAGATATGGGGAATTGAAGACCCGCGGGTTGTCAGGCTTGAAGAGTCGGATACTTATGCTGTAGTATATACTGCTTTTTCCAAAGATGGCCCTCAGGTAGCTTTGGCTTTAACAAAAGACTTTAAAACTTTTGAAAAGCATGGTATAATCATGACTGCTGAGGATAAGGATGCATCTCTGTTTCCAAGGAAGATTAACGGGAGGTGGGCTCTGCTGCACAGGCCTTCCCCTATCGGCCTTTCAACCAAAGCAAATATATGGATTTCATTTTCCCCTGACCTGAAGTACTGGGGTGAACATACAATGGTTTTGGAGGCCAGGGATGGAGGCTGGTGGGATGCAGGTAAAATTGGGCTTGGACCGCAGCCCATTGAAACGCCTGAAGGCTGGATGCTGATATATCACGGTGTCAGAAATACATTTGCCGGAAGTATTTATCGTATAGGGCTGGCAATGCTGGATCTGGATGATCCGACAAAAGTTATCAGGCGCGGAAGAAACTGGGTGTTAGGCCCCCGTGAGATATTTGAAACACATGGAGATGTCGGATATGTCACATTTCCGAGCGGCGTGATCTGGGATAAAGATACAGATGAACTGCGCATCTATTACGGTGCTGCGGATACTTTTGTAGGCCTTGCTACCGCAAAAATGGGAGATGTGGTAGATTACCTGATGAACTCCCCTGAATGCCGTATTTAATTGTCTGCAACTTTTATCACGAGGAATTAATGCCATGGCGAATGTTGTTCTTAAAGAAGTAACAAAAATTTACGGAAAGGATGTTGCTGCGGTAAAGGGCGTGAGCCTGGATGTGAAGGAAAGAGAGTTTGTTGTACTTGTAGGCCCGTCCGGATGCGGCAAATCAACTATTCTGCGGATGATTGCAGGCCTTGAGGAGATAAGCGAAGGAGAGATTTTTATAGGCGGCCGTCTTGTAAATTCAATTCAGGCAAAAGACAGGGATATTGCCATGGTTTTTCAGAATTATGCGCTCTATCCGCATATGACTGTATTTGATAATATGGCATTTGGTTTAAAGTTAAGGAAGGTTTCCAAAAATAAAATTTCGGAACGTGTGCATGAGGCCGCAGAAATTCTTGGCATAACCGATCTTCTGAATCGAAAACCCAAACAGCTTTCAGGCGGCCAGCGCCAGAGAGTTGCCGTAGGCAGGGCATTGGTGCGCAAACCCAAAGTATTCCTGTTTGATGAACCTCTCTCCAACTTGGATGCAAAACTGCGTGTGCAGATGCGGCAGGAGATTTCAAAACTTCACCATAAATTGCAGGCTACAATGATATATGTGACTCATGATCAGGTGGAAGCAATGACAATGGGAGACAGGATTGTCGTTTTAAGAGATGGGTCCATACAGCAGATTGATGTTCCGATGAATCTCTATAATAAACCTGAGAATATGTTTGTGGCAGGGTTTATCGGAAGCCCCCCTATGAATTTCTTTAATGGGAAGATAATCAGTGAGAACGGATTGTGGTTTGACGATGGGCAGGTTAAGCTGAAAATACCGAAGCTATATGAAAAACAGATTGAGAAATATATCAACAGAAAAATTATATTCGGAATACGCCCTGAAAATATACTTCAGCCGGATACGCCGGATACTGTGTCTCTTGCCGCTATAAAGGCAAATGTTGAAGTTATTGAACCAATGGGTAATGAAGTAATTCTGCATGCATCGGTCGGGGAAAATTCTGTTGTTGCACGGCTGGGAGTGAATGCCCGGTTTAAACCCGGAGAAGATATTGATCTGTTTTTTGATATGGGAAAGGGGCAGTTTTTTGATGCAGAGACAGAGATGACTATTAAAATGGAGGCAGGCTGATTTGTTTCCATTAAGTCAATATTAAGAAATGTCGGTTTTAATCAAAACGGGAAACATACGGAGTTATTACTAATGCGGAAATCTCAAATTTTAGAATTCGTCGGTGATAAAATTACAGATAAAGATGTTTACAATCCAACTGCGCCTTTTCAGGACAGAGGAGTTACTTATTTGGCTGCAAGGGTTGAATCAAGAAATGAAGAGATAGACAGCGAGGTCCTTTTTTTCAGAGAAAGAGACGGGATATGGTATTCTGACCCGGATACGCCGGTATTCCATTTGCAGGACCCTTTTATAAACAGGATAAATAATGAGCTGATTTTCGGCGGTGTAAAGTATCCTGTAAACGGGAATTCATGGCAAACCTGGTTTTACAGAGGGGCTGATCTGATGAATTTAAAGAAGTTTGCACAAGGCCCTGTTGGAATGAAAGATATTCGGTTAGTTGAACTGCATGACGGCAGAGTAGGAGTTTTTACACGGCCGATGGGGAGTATAGGCGGACGCGGCAAGATTGGTTTTGCAATCGTGGATTCATTGGAACATCTGAACGATTTTGATTGGTACGGGGCTGATCTCATACAAGGCCAATTCTCAGATGACGAGTGGGGCGGAGTGAATGAAGCTCATCTGCTAAGAGACGGCATGATAGGAGTTCTGGGACATTTTGCAACGTTTACTATTGACCAATCAGGAGAAATGAGAAAACATTACAAGTCTGCTGCATTTACTTATGATTATTCAAATATGGAGGCATCTCCGATTAAAATAATTGCGGAGCGGTCCGATTTCCCGGATGGAGATGCAAAAAGATCTCCCGAGTTGGATGATATTGTTATCAGCGGAGGCCTGGTTGATACGGCAGATGGGAAAAAAGAGCTGTATGCGGGCTTATCAGATGTGAATTGCGGAAAGATTGAGATTGATAATCCTTTTAACGGATAATTTTTTAAGATAGAGCAGTAATGTTGAATCCAATTGGCCGATACAGAAATAGGTTGTTAAAATATGATATCCGCTCTTGTGATGTTGCTGTATTGAAAGAAAGCCTGAAAAAGAATAATCCGAAATTCCATCCGGAAGGAGAACCCAAAGCATTTTACGGGCTGACATGTATTGTCCGGATTAATCAAAAATCCTGGCTTTTTCATAGTCTGTGTGAATTACAGAACAGAATTAAAAAAGATTTGGAAAACGCGCAATTGGATAATTTCTTTTCCTTTCTCAAACCGGAATCATTTCACATGACGATCTGTGATATTGAAGCCGGCCCTGCACCTGTTCAAGTTGACAAAATAAATATTCGGGTCAGGCAGCTTCGGGAAGTTTTTGATTTTCGGGATGAAATTCCCAAACACATCTATTCACAAATAAGAGGTCTTGGCCTGCAGGAGACAATAACAGCCCTTGTCAGATTTGATGAAGGGCTTGAATCGGAATTAGAGAATATACTGTCATTGGAGGCAAAGATAAAGGAAGCGGCCTGTGTTAATATCAGGGAGTTTACAGGTCATGTAAGCCTTGCATATTTTACAGGATATCCGGGCGGCAGTATCAGAAAAATAAAAAATATTTTATTAAATTATGCAGAATATAGTCAGGGGGAGTTTGATTTTTCTCAGTTTGATCTTACCTGTTTTACAAATATGAATAAATATATACCAATAATGACGATTGATCTTCACAGGAAGAGTTTGATATTCCACAATAATAATCTTCAAAAATACAAAAAAGAGCTGCAGATTGGAGGGCCGTTTGATAATGGATAAGTTGATCCGATATCCGAAAATATCGGTTCCCGTTAAATCAATTGTCTGCCTTGACCTTGGCAGGGATCGGATAGACGGGCAGATAGCGGCATGTGTTCTGCAGGGCATCGTTAACAGGGAGAGCAGTAAAAAAATTTATGTGATGAATACCTACTGTTATGATAATAACCACGGCGGAGATACTCAGATACAAGTAGCCGGCCGATTTTTAAAGATGCTTTACAATGATATACCCATGGAGAATCTTCAGCATGAAGATGATGTAAATTGGCCCGGGTTTCTATCTCTGCTGGATAAATTTAGAGAATTTGCCAAAGGTATAATTATTTGGGATCCCGACCTGGAACAGGCAACAATTGAAGCAGCAACAACAATTGCCGGACAAACAGACAGCATTGCTGTTTCTCCTGAACTGGCAGATGTATTAATTGGTAAGAATTTCGATGTCACGTTGGATTTAAGAAAATTCAAATTCAGGAATAATGTGGAATGTCTGGACTGGCTTTTGAAGAATTGGTTTGACGAAGCGAACAGAGAAATCGCTTTTACGTGGTCGCACATGACAAATGACAATGAGAGCTGGGGAGCTGCAAATAAAGATTATGTGGTTGCCATGAAGCTGTTCACATATTACCTCGACATTACAGACGAGAAAGAATCCGGACACTATATTGATGTGCTGGAACGCTATCCTCAGGGCACACCGATAATGGGATGGACAGACGAGCGCTGGGCAGATGCACTATTTGCAAGACTGGGATATTTTATGGTACCGTACATATCAGTTGAAAATCTTACGATTCATTCTTCGTTCGCGAGTGTAAAAGGAATTCAGCCTTCTCCCGAACCAGCGGAAATTTTTCAGAATGGAATCTACATTGCCATGTTTGTTGCAGATGGCGACAACTTGCTGCATTCAATGGTTTACGAACCAGATACTATCATGAACAGTGATGCATATAATAAAATTCCATTGACCTGGATTATAAATCCCGGAATAACAGACCTTGCTCCCCGACTGTTTGACTGGTATTATAAGAATCTGGGAAATCAGGAGCTAGGAGCCATGCTCAGCGACGGACATCCTCATAGTGACAGATATTCGGCATTTAAGAGGTATTGTGATTTTTGTGATTATTATATACAGAAAGCAGGTATGTATACCATGAAACAGATGGAGGAGTCGGAAGCTGTTGCATGGAATGTTCAGCCTTATGTTATGAACAGCGGTTATGCAGGTACATGTTCTAAAGGAATAGGGGAATATGAGTACCATCTGGATGGAGAAACATTTCATATAGGAAGCGTAAAACTTAACAACAGTGCTGAGACTATCCGGGAACTGGTGAAGAATGCTCCTGTGCAGGGAGAACCTCTCTTCTTAAATGTTTTTTGCGGAACTGCAGTTTCAGATATTCCGCAAATTGTTGAAAGTATTGCAGCGGATCTGAAAGAATCTGAAATTGAAGATGGTGTCCGCTATTTTTTTCTCAGGAGCATGGATATGGCAGCAACGTTCCGGAAATGGAAGGGATTGTAATTTTCATCTGAATAACAGCAGATGACTGCGTCTGGGGAAAATAAAATTATCCGAATTCCTACACATTAAATCTGAAGTCAATAATGTCCCCGTCCTGAACTATATATGTTTTACCTTCAAGCCTTACCTTGCCATGCTTACGTGCTTCTGCATAAGAGCCGGCTTCTATGAAGTCATTATAAGCAACAACCTCTGCTCTGATAAATCCCTTTTTAATATCACTGTGCACAGCTTCTGCGGCATCTACAGCAGCAGTATTCTTTTTAATAGTCCATGCCCTTACTTCATCTTTTCCTACGGTTAAAAATGAAATGAGGCCGAGAAGATCATAAGAGAGCTGAATTATCCGATTTACAACAGGCTCTTTAATACCGTACTCCTGTAAAAAGGTCTTTGCGTCCTCATCTTCCATCTGAGAAATTTCATACTCAATTTCCCCCTGCACAACTGCACAAACTTCTTTGTCTGCTATGCCGGGCATATCCGGCAAATTCTTATTATCGTCACTGTTGTTTACAAGAACAAGAACCGGCCTGCCGGAGAGGAATGCAAAACCTTTTAATTCCTGGGCATCGGCAAGTTCAGGATAATGCCTTAAAGGTTCATTATTTTCCAGAATTGTGTGGCACTCTTTAAGCAGTTTTTCTTCTTTTTCATTGATTTGTTTATGGCGTTTAATGTCACGTTCCATATGTTCCAGCCGTTTTTCAACGACCATAAGATCATTAAAGATAAGCTCGTCATCCAGTTTTCTGAAATCCTCTGAAGGGTTCGTTATGTCAGATCCGGTAAGTTTG is drawn from bacterium and contains these coding sequences:
- the ugpC gene encoding sn-glycerol-3-phosphate ABC transporter ATP-binding protein UgpC, which encodes MANVVLKEVTKIYGKDVAAVKGVSLDVKEREFVVLVGPSGCGKSTILRMIAGLEEISEGEIFIGGRLVNSIQAKDRDIAMVFQNYALYPHMTVFDNMAFGLKLRKVSKNKISERVHEAAEILGITDLLNRKPKQLSGGQRQRVAVGRALVRKPKVFLFDEPLSNLDAKLRVQMRQEISKLHHKLQATMIYVTHDQVEAMTMGDRIVVLRDGSIQQIDVPMNLYNKPENMFVAGFIGSPPMNFFNGKIISENGLWFDDGQVKLKIPKLYEKQIEKYINRKIIFGIRPENILQPDTPDTVSLAAIKANVEVIEPMGNEVILHASVGENSVVARLGVNARFKPGEDIDLFFDMGKGQFFDAETEMTIKMEAG
- a CDS encoding YchF family ATPase, producing the protein MKLGIIGLALSGKTTLFEALTGSPHQPEKKNDLRRALVKVPDMRIDKLSEIFNPNKKIYATIEYLLPPQTGAAVKPGEDSRLNAVRDCDAFLHILRNFKLTGSDITNPSEDFRKLDDELIFNDLMVVEKRLEHMERDIKRHKQINEKEEKLLKECHTILENNEPLRHYPELADAQELKGFAFLSGRPVLVLVNNSDDNKNLPDMPGIADKEVCAVVQGEIEYEISQMEDEDAKTFLQEYGIKEPVVNRIIQLSYDLLGLISFLTVGKDEVRAWTIKKNTAAVDAAEAVHSDIKKGFIRAEVVAYNDFIEAGSYAEARKHGKVRLEGKTYIVQDGDIIDFRFNV
- a CDS encoding glycosidase; translation: MSNIADLLQKHESLIKRYENNPILSPSNWQYEVNAVFNPAAIEFEGETLLLVRVEGMDGFSHLTAARSKDGKTNWRIDSEPTWLADPENYPEEIWGIEDPRVVRLEESDTYAVVYTAFSKDGPQVALALTKDFKTFEKHGIIMTAEDKDASLFPRKINGRWALLHRPSPIGLSTKANIWISFSPDLKYWGEHTMVLEARDGGWWDAGKIGLGPQPIETPEGWMLIYHGVRNTFAGSIYRIGLAMLDLDDPTKVIRRGRNWVLGPREIFETHGDVGYVTFPSGVIWDKDTDELRIYYGAADTFVGLATAKMGDVVDYLMNSPECRI
- a CDS encoding glycoside hydrolase family 2 protein; this translates as TRHSHRMYLRKAQYSFGWDWGPMLPTSGIWRSIYLEAFDSIRIKDVSVRTVSCTAGAAQLEIEGVIEKGKDKGVTCNARLDNGEETIFAEAIPEGHRVRFSLSVADPRLWWPNGWGEPFLYDFYFSVLSGGKVIDEKHFKYGIRTTELRLSDDKGENSFRILVNGKPVFCRGADWIPADSFIPRITHEKYRTLLEMSRDSGMNMLRVWGGGIYEDPYFYQLCDEMGIMVWQDFMFACGAYPEIKDFLQQVEEEAESVIKELRNHPSIVIWCGNNENEWIYYREQNDSPENMSGFKIFHNMLPEICEKLDPTRPYWPSTPWGGDDPNSEDMGNRHSWDIWSRWVDFTEVINDHGKFISEFGFQAPASVETMDSCLKSEDRNPEGEIFSKHQKQEEGNERLFRFLAAHQKVTTEYVPFIYACQVNQAEALKTCIEHWRSRKFNTAGALIWQLNDCWPGLSWSMIDSSLKPKASYFYSKEFFKPILLRFEETENYLVLHVINDTLKRLCGELRINIFTFSGEEKDEKEVTVNVPENSFSRIPVFDREEIDRLDKKRVYIKASMITDTGESLYSKYIFLRYKWMDFPEGEIRAEIIKKSSKGVYIRCKSKTFLKSVYLHLPGWSFSDNFFDMEPDRPKELIAENHVGSKSIVNDLVFYSVGHYAPRMVLWNTRG
- a CDS encoding DUF1861 family protein is translated as MRKSQILEFVGDKITDKDVYNPTAPFQDRGVTYLAARVESRNEEIDSEVLFFRERDGIWYSDPDTPVFHLQDPFINRINNELIFGGVKYPVNGNSWQTWFYRGADLMNLKKFAQGPVGMKDIRLVELHDGRVGVFTRPMGSIGGRGKIGFAIVDSLEHLNDFDWYGADLIQGQFSDDEWGGVNEAHLLRDGMIGVLGHFATFTIDQSGEMRKHYKSAAFTYDYSNMEASPIKIIAERSDFPDGDAKRSPELDDIVISGGLVDTADGKKELYAGLSDVNCGKIEIDNPFNG
- a CDS encoding DUF1868 domain-containing protein yields the protein MLNPIGRYRNRLLKYDIRSCDVAVLKESLKKNNPKFHPEGEPKAFYGLTCIVRINQKSWLFHSLCELQNRIKKDLENAQLDNFFSFLKPESFHMTICDIEAGPAPVQVDKINIRVRQLREVFDFRDEIPKHIYSQIRGLGLQETITALVRFDEGLESELENILSLEAKIKEAACVNIREFTGHVSLAYFTGYPGGSIRKIKNILLNYAEYSQGEFDFSQFDLTCFTNMNKYIPIMTIDLHRKSLIFHNNNLQKYKKELQIGGPFDNG